A section of the Streptomyces sp. V3I8 genome encodes:
- a CDS encoding bifunctional 2-polyprenyl-6-hydroxyphenol methylase/3-demethylubiquinol 3-O-methyltransferase UbiG, with the protein MPAHHDIAAETELWDAYAASAFKEDAEPGFCWTQYAGHGPGPELLGDAPRSVLEIGCGTGRALAHLARRGVTARGVDLSPVMVAKASAKWAGTGAEFVCAEVLEYLGADEQTYDAVCSMFGAVWFTDPGRLLPLVRRRLRPGGVLVFSQPPAIPGAYGPQGMYKGGFAGKAMFTYRYSYRPAVWERLLTRAGFATADARVLDAPHPGHIGTLLVRAVAP; encoded by the coding sequence GTGCCCGCACACCACGACATCGCCGCCGAGACCGAGCTGTGGGACGCCTACGCGGCCTCCGCCTTCAAGGAGGACGCGGAGCCCGGCTTCTGCTGGACCCAGTACGCCGGTCACGGGCCCGGGCCCGAACTGCTCGGCGACGCCCCGCGTTCCGTGCTGGAGATCGGCTGCGGCACGGGGCGGGCCCTCGCGCACCTCGCTCGGCGCGGTGTCACCGCCCGCGGGGTGGACCTGTCTCCCGTCATGGTCGCGAAGGCCTCCGCGAAGTGGGCCGGCACCGGGGCGGAGTTCGTGTGCGCCGAGGTTCTGGAGTACCTGGGAGCGGATGAGCAGACGTACGACGCCGTCTGTTCGATGTTCGGGGCCGTCTGGTTCACCGATCCGGGCCGCCTCCTCCCGCTCGTCCGACGGCGGTTGCGGCCGGGCGGCGTCCTCGTCTTCTCGCAGCCGCCGGCCATCCCGGGCGCGTACGGGCCGCAGGGCATGTACAAGGGCGGCTTCGCGGGCAAGGCGATGTTCACCTACCGCTACAGCTACCGTCCGGCGGTGTGGGAACGGCTGCTCACCCGGGCCGGTTTCGCCACGGCCGACGCGCGGGTCCTGGACGCGCCGCACCCCGGGCACATCGGGACACTCCTCGTCCGCGCGGTCGCCCCATGA
- a CDS encoding PQQ-binding-like beta-propeller repeat protein gives MVDQLTQHDPRRIGPFEVLGRLGAGGMGLVYLARSASGRRVAIKTVRTELAEDQLFRVRFSREVEAARAVSGFYTAAVVDADARAAVPWLATAYVPAPSLEEIVTECGPLPAQAVRWLAAGVAEALQSIHGAGLVHRDLKPSNVLVVEDGPRVIDFGIASGVSNTRLTMTNVAVGTPAYMSPEQAKDSRSVTGASDVFSLASMLVFAATGHAPYHGANPVETVFMLLREGPNLEGLPDELRPLIESCMQMDATARPNPADLQAQLAPHLFNSGSDDSGTASAWLPERAVSLIETRRGGRPTPKPPSGPGRSGGRGVAVVPPPPPHDPPVPPRPAVPVGAGAGRHGGAPDTGPVRLAGAQVPIGPGPRVADARAAAVQAPPPEAGLAASWSRPRPGVNGADSAGPGPVPVPAPAAGPDGGASWRPWRFRMSNDVWGTPAVAGDLVYVTSFEVHALDVATGRRRFKTRDVAWSMAVADGRVHASDGPTLFALDARTGTDLWRLPTDAWVYSLKADRGTVVTGTRGGGVQAWEAANGQKLWEITGTQTDFESPEAGPAVHDGTVYVWKDARLRALEARTGEERWSYPIGDAASCGGVPVRVTHADDGYVYVSAGTRVLAVDIAGGHVRWHFEAPAVFLSPPAFVPGPAVTGGGVYLADYLGTVYALDATDGRDRWRIATEARSSIDPVLVSAGHVHVGSGKGLYTLDAVTGTPKWRFQAGGDLVGAPTVAEGRIHFGSTDHLLYTLKADDGRLRWKLATGGEITGPPVVKDGVVYACSKDRCVYALDAEKGTGTARS, from the coding sequence GTGGTGGATCAGCTGACACAGCACGATCCGCGGCGGATCGGGCCGTTCGAGGTGCTGGGACGGCTGGGCGCCGGCGGCATGGGGCTGGTCTATCTCGCGCGCTCGGCCTCGGGCCGGCGGGTGGCGATCAAGACCGTCAGGACCGAGCTCGCCGAGGACCAGCTGTTCCGCGTCCGCTTCTCGCGCGAGGTCGAGGCGGCCCGCGCCGTGTCCGGCTTCTACACGGCGGCCGTGGTCGACGCCGACGCGCGCGCGGCCGTGCCCTGGCTGGCCACCGCCTACGTGCCCGCGCCCTCCCTCGAGGAGATAGTGACCGAGTGCGGGCCGCTGCCGGCCCAGGCGGTGCGCTGGCTCGCGGCCGGGGTCGCCGAGGCGCTGCAGTCCATCCACGGCGCGGGCCTCGTCCACCGCGACCTGAAGCCGTCGAACGTCCTCGTCGTGGAGGACGGGCCGCGCGTCATCGACTTCGGTATCGCCTCCGGCGTGTCGAACACGCGTCTGACGATGACGAACGTCGCCGTCGGCACCCCCGCCTACATGTCACCCGAGCAGGCGAAGGACTCCCGCAGCGTCACCGGCGCGAGCGATGTCTTCTCGCTCGCCTCGATGCTCGTCTTCGCCGCCACCGGGCACGCGCCCTATCACGGCGCCAATCCCGTCGAGACCGTCTTCATGCTGCTCAGGGAGGGCCCGAACCTCGAAGGCCTGCCGGACGAGCTGCGTCCGCTGATCGAGTCCTGTATGCAGATGGACGCGACGGCCCGCCCCAACCCGGCCGACCTCCAGGCCCAGCTGGCACCCCACCTCTTCAACTCCGGCTCCGACGACAGCGGTACGGCGTCGGCGTGGCTGCCCGAACGGGCCGTCAGCCTGATAGAGACCCGGCGCGGCGGGCGTCCGACGCCGAAGCCGCCGTCCGGCCCCGGCCGCAGCGGCGGCCGCGGGGTGGCCGTGGTGCCGCCCCCGCCGCCCCACGACCCGCCCGTGCCCCCCAGGCCCGCCGTGCCGGTCGGCGCGGGAGCCGGCCGGCACGGCGGCGCGCCCGACACCGGTCCCGTGCGTCTGGCCGGCGCCCAGGTGCCGATCGGGCCCGGGCCGCGCGTCGCCGACGCCCGCGCCGCGGCCGTGCAGGCGCCTCCCCCGGAGGCCGGGCTCGCGGCCTCCTGGTCCCGGCCGCGCCCCGGTGTGAACGGCGCCGACTCGGCGGGGCCCGGCCCCGTCCCCGTACCGGCGCCCGCCGCCGGGCCGGACGGCGGTGCGTCCTGGCGGCCATGGCGTTTCCGCATGTCGAACGATGTGTGGGGGACGCCCGCCGTCGCCGGCGACCTGGTCTACGTCACCTCCTTCGAGGTGCACGCGCTGGACGTCGCCACCGGCCGGCGCCGCTTCAAGACGCGCGACGTCGCCTGGTCGATGGCGGTCGCCGACGGCCGCGTGCACGCCTCCGACGGGCCGACCCTCTTCGCCCTGGACGCGCGCACGGGCACCGACCTGTGGCGGCTGCCGACCGACGCGTGGGTGTACTCGCTCAAGGCCGACCGCGGCACGGTCGTCACCGGCACCCGCGGCGGCGGCGTACAGGCCTGGGAGGCCGCCAACGGGCAGAAGCTCTGGGAGATCACCGGCACCCAGACCGACTTCGAGTCGCCCGAGGCGGGACCGGCCGTCCACGACGGCACGGTCTACGTCTGGAAGGACGCCCGGCTGCGCGCCCTGGAGGCCCGTACGGGTGAGGAGCGCTGGTCGTACCCCATCGGCGACGCGGCCTCCTGCGGCGGCGTACCTGTCCGGGTCACCCACGCCGACGACGGATACGTGTACGTGTCGGCCGGGACGCGTGTCCTCGCCGTCGACATCGCCGGCGGGCACGTCCGCTGGCACTTCGAGGCGCCCGCCGTCTTCCTCAGCCCGCCGGCCTTCGTGCCGGGACCGGCCGTCACGGGCGGCGGGGTGTACCTCGCCGACTACCTCGGCACGGTGTACGCCCTCGACGCCACCGACGGCCGCGACCGCTGGCGCATCGCGACCGAGGCCCGCTCGTCCATCGACCCTGTCCTCGTCTCGGCCGGGCACGTCCACGTGGGCAGCGGCAAGGGCCTCTACACACTGGACGCGGTCACCGGCACACCGAAGTGGCGCTTCCAGGCGGGCGGCGACCTGGTGGGGGCGCCGACGGTCGCGGAGGGCCGGATCCACTTCGGCTCGACGGACCACCTCCTGTACACCCTGAAGGCCGACGACGGCCGCCTGCGCTGGAAGCTCGCCACCGGCGGCGAGATCACCGGCCCCCCGGTCGTCAAGGACGGAGTGGTGTACGCGTGCAGCAAGGACCGCTGCGTGTACGCGCTGGACGCGGAGAAGGGAACGGGCACGGCCCGCTCCTGA